The genome window CACCGGATACAGAACCGCAGCGCCAATATTATTTTATGGCTAAGGCGCGCAGCTATGTGAAAGCATTAGAGACAGAACTGGGGCGCCTCCCGAGATTTACTGTTACGACCTTCGGCTGTCAGATGAACGCCCGAGATTCAGAGAAACTGACCGGCGTTCTGGAGCAGATCGGTTATGTGAAGGAAGCAAATGAAGACCTGGCAGATTTCATTATTTATAATACCTGCACGGTCCGTGAGAACGCCAATACCAGAGTCTACGGGAGGCTTGGATATCTGGGAAGGCTGAAAAAGAAAAATCCGCATCTATTCATCGGTCTGTGCGGCTGTATGATGCAGGAGGCGGAAGAAATCGAAAAGATTGAAAAAACCTACCGTTTCGTCGATCTGGTATTTGGCACCCACAATATCTACAAATTTGCGGAGCTTATCGTGAATCGATTTGAGTCACAGAAGATGGTGGTAGATGTCTGGAAGGACACGGATCAGATTGTTGAAGACCTGCCAAGCGAGCGGAAATTCCCCTTTAAATCCGGCGTCAATATTATGTTCGGCTGCAATAATTTCTGCAGCTACTGTATCGTGCCCTATGTGAGAGGCCGGGAAAGAAGCCGTAACCCGAAGGATATTATCCGAGAGATCGAATCGCTGGCGGCGGACGGCGTAGTGGAAGTGATGCTTCTGGGACAGAATGTGAATTCTTACGGGAAGAATCTGGAGGAACCGATGACCTTTGCGCAGCTCCTTCAGGAGATTGAGAAAATTGATGGCATTGAGCGTATTCGGTTTATGACCTCCCATCCCAAAGACCTCTCTGATGAGCTGATTGATGTAATGGCAAAGTCTAAGAAGATCTGCCGTCATCTGCATCTGCCGGTACAGTCCGGAAGCAGCCGGATTCTGGAGAAGATGAACCGAAGATATACGAAGGAGCATTATCTGAATCTGGTGGAAAAACTAAGAGCAGCCGTACCGGATATCTCTCTTACCACGGACATTATCGTGGGATTCCCCGGCGAGACAGAGGAAGATTTCCAGGAGACGCTTGATGTAGTCAGAAAAGTGCGTTATGACAGTGCATTTACGTTTATTTACTCCAAGCGGACCGGCACTCCGGCTGCCGCCATGGAAAATCAGGTTCCTGACGATGTGGTAAAGGATCGGTTTGACCGGCTTCTCGCCGAGGTGCAGAGTATCGCATCGGAAGTATGTTCGGTCCATGAAGGAAAAGTGATGGACGTTCTGGTGGAGCACATAAATGAGCAGGATGACACCCTTGTGACCGGACGGATGAGCAACAATCTTCTGGTTCATTTCCCGGGTGATGAGAGCCTGATCGGGAAGATCGTACCGGTACGTCTGACCCATGCCAAGGGGTTCTATTATATGGGGGAACTTGAAAACTTGCAGTAATAAAAATAGAAAAATTGTCCACACTATGAAGAGATCATCTGCATAGTGAGGGCAATTTTTATGGAAAAACAACACGTAAAGACGGCAGAACTCAGCCGGAAATGGAGTGAAATCTTGTTTATTGGGGCACTTGGGGGAAGTATCTATTACCTTCTGGAAATCGCGTTCAGAGGCTTCTCACACTGGAGCATGTTCGTGCTGGGCGGCCTGGCGTTACTTTTTTGCACTATGCAGGGACAGCTGATGCACTGGAGCGAACCTTTATGGCTCCAGATTCTTCGCGCCGTTCTGTTCGTCACAGCGCTGGAATTTGCCACGGGGGTCATTGTCAACAAATGGCTTCATCTCGCCGTATGGGATTATAGCGATCAACCCCTGAATCTCTGGGGGCAGATCTGCGTTCCCTTTATGATTCTGTTTTCCGGACTGATCGCCATAGCGATTCCCATAGGAAGCGGGGCCGCATACCTCCTTTATCGGGAGGAAAAGCCGCGGTACTTTATTATATAACCATTTCCTCCCAAACTGATAAAACATTTATTTCTGCAAGCAACAATCCAAATAGCCATGCAAGTATGGCTATTTGGTCTTATACAACAGCTTCTACCAAAATCTTATCACCCAACTGTATCCGCTTAACTCCTATCTCTTTTTTTCGATTAAAATTGTAACTGAGCATATACCCTTTCTTTAATCGGAAATAGTCCAAATAGTCAGATAACTGTTTCTCCCCACGCTCGTTGTAGGAGGTCCCACGCCAAATCTTTAGTTCGATAATAAAACGTTCACCCAAATAATCAATCACTACATCCATGCGGCGTGCGTTCCGTGTCTCAGGCTCAATATAATAATTACCGGTTCCGTTAATAATCGGCCGAATATAGAGCAGGAAACGCCGGCGTCCCTCCTCTTCACTGAATTCTTCCATTCGGTCACCATAGATACTGTCAAAGTACTCTACATATTTTTTCATTACCACATCCATATCGAGTCGGCCATTTTGAATAAACTGTGATTTGTTGTTTGACGCCGCCTCAAAAATCCCGCTACTCTGCGCTTCACTTGTAGTCAAAAAATAGTTATATAACCGTATTTCAAAAACTCGGTTTGCCAGTTCAAGAGTCCCTGCATGATTCTTCACAAACCCAAACATGGTCGCAATAGATAAGTCCTGCAATTTCCTCCAAATTCATTCCGGTATGACAATCCTTTTCATATGCACAAAGCATACCTGCAATTTCTTCTTTTGAAAAGCTCATCACCACATCAAAATCTGCCGCGATGTTCCAAGGACTATTTGTCTTGTGTTCGTCCTCTAGCCGTATTTTTCTTTTAATATTCTTTACATCATATACACCAGCCAAAATAACGGATTGGAATGTTGACACCTCATCGCGATCAAGATAATAGCTTCTAAGCTGTGCCAGAAAATCAAGAAAAACCTGGTTGTTCGTCGCACTATCAACCTCATCAATCATAAGGACAATTTGCTTTTCAGAACTGCGGCACCACCGACTCAAAACCCTGAACATATTTTGCAGGGTACACGATTTGGCACTTCCATGAATAAAAACACATAGCTGTGATTTGATATCCGCCGGAAAATTGCAGACACACTCAAGCAATTCTGTCGAAAATGACGTAACAAAACTCTGCTCTGTTTCAAATGAAGCATACCCCAGTCTTTGAAAATCCATTCGGACTACTAAATACTCGTCTTCAAGAAATTTCTTAAGCGCTTTAAGCGTCGTTGTTTTCCCATACTGTCTGGCCCGATTGATTGTAAAATACCGGCCCTCGTCAACCATCTTTTTGATCTTTTTCAGTTTCTCCGTAAT of Roseburia hominis contains these proteins:
- the miaB gene encoding tRNA (N6-isopentenyl adenosine(37)-C2)-methylthiotransferase MiaB → MIDIRNVPQEQLHEIDLNAVNLEVPAPDTEPQRQYYFMAKARSYVKALETELGRLPRFTVTTFGCQMNARDSEKLTGVLEQIGYVKEANEDLADFIIYNTCTVRENANTRVYGRLGYLGRLKKKNPHLFIGLCGCMMQEAEEIEKIEKTYRFVDLVFGTHNIYKFAELIVNRFESQKMVVDVWKDTDQIVEDLPSERKFPFKSGVNIMFGCNNFCSYCIVPYVRGRERSRNPKDIIREIESLAADGVVEVMLLGQNVNSYGKNLEEPMTFAQLLQEIEKIDGIERIRFMTSHPKDLSDELIDVMAKSKKICRHLHLPVQSGSSRILEKMNRRYTKEHYLNLVEKLRAAVPDISLTTDIIVGFPGETEEDFQETLDVVRKVRYDSAFTFIYSKRTGTPAAAMENQVPDDVVKDRFDRLLAEVQSIASEVCSVHEGKVMDVLVEHINEQDDTLVTGRMSNNLLVHFPGDESLIGKIVPVRLTHAKGFYYMGELENLQ
- a CDS encoding AAA-like domain-containing protein; translated protein: MRKEFNISGDCKPEIHYMVDITEKLKKIKKMVDEGRYFTINRARQYGKTTTLKALKKFLEDEYLVVRMDFQRLGYASFETEQSFVTSFSTELLECVCNFPADIKSQLCVFIHGSAKSCTLQNMFRVLSRWCRSSEKQIVLMIDEVDSATNNQVFLDFLAQLRSYYLDRDEVSTFQSVILAGVYDVKNIKRKIRLEDEHKTNSPWNIAADFDVVMSFSKEEIAGMLCAYEKDCHTGMNLEEIAGLIYCDHVWVCEESCRDS